TCACAGACGGAAAATATATTCAATTTCAACTTCTACCGGAAGAGAGACGATACGTTGTAAGAATGGGAACGGGTGAGTCTGGGAATATTCTGATCGATCGAAGCATACCGGATGAAGTAGAATTCAATTCATACAGTTCGCTGCAATCATTCAGGTATACCCCCATTGGTAATACGAATACGTTCGGATCGCTGCGATTTTTTGTCAATGGGGATGATCTGGCCTTCCATTTTTATCTGGCAAGGGGGAGATTTACAATTGAAAAATGAATCAGGCTTTTCTTTGCTTGAGTCTGTTATCTCGATCGGGATGGTTCTGTTTTTATGCCTGACTATAGTACCTGTCACAGTGCTATCAATTCTTCAGGCAGAGGCGGCATCCGTTAAATATGAGCTTTGGAGTGTAGCAGCAGAACAGGTTGAATTTGTAAAACATACAGGTATACGGCAGCAAGAAGTTATAAAAGAAGGAGTTAAATATAAAATCACCTATTCTCCGGAAGGGATATGCGTTTATCATGGCACAGACTCAGGCTTATCTATCTGTTCATCTGAAGAATCATAAAGGATTTACATTACTAGAGGTTTTAATCAGTCTGGCTGTTTTAATGATCGTTGCACCATTACTCAGTTTGATAATCCTGACCTTTTATTCGGCATACGAGTCACTCGATGAGCAGAGAAATGAAGAATGGGAAATTTTCAAGATTCAGTTCAGGGAAGAAAACAAATATCTTCAGCTGAAGCAGGTTGAGGACCATGTCATTACCTTTACAGATGGAGAACAAGAGATCCGGTATGCAAGATACAGTTCTTATATCAGGCGTACGGTTGGTTTAGAGGGGCATGAAATTCATTTAACGAATGTCAATGCATTGAGGTTTCAATATCAAAATGGCTTTGTAAGAATGGAGGTTACATTTCTGGATGGACGGACCTACGAAGCTCATTTCACATTTTCCCCTTTTGAATCATAAGGGAAGTATTGTATTACCAGTTGTAATTTTTTATTTTGTCCTGTTATCTGCAGCGATCCTCATTACCACACTGTCTCACAATCAGGTACGCCATTATGAAGGAATGGTATCGTATTATCAGAAATCAGTTTACAAGGACTGGTCTGAGATCCGATCAGATTCTGACGCTTTGTCTAATGTGAACATGATGCGGTATGATGAATGAAACAGGGAGTGATGAGAATGAATGTTGAACATGTATTCCTAATCGGTTTTATGGGAGCGGGTAAATCAACAGCTGGAAAATTGGCAGCTGACCGTCTGTCACGTCCGTTCATTGATCTTGATCAATATATTGAAGAAAGAGAGAAAAGGAGTATTCCTGATATATTTAAATCAGATGGTGAAGCGTATTTCCGCAAATTGGAGGCCGGTGCGGTTAAAGAAATCGGAGAACCTGCTGTAACCGCAACCGGCGGCGGTATTTTATATGATCCAGAGACAGGTGAGTGGATGCGCAATCACGGTCTGGTCATCTATCTGCACGCTCCTTTTGAAGAACTGTACACCAGAATTTCAGGGGATCAGAACAGACCTGTAGCTGCAACGAGAACAAAGAAGGAACTTGAGGATCTATATCAACTAAGGCATGAGCAGTATCAGGCTGCGGCTCATGTTACTTTATCAGTTGACGATGTTTCGCCTGACATAACAGCTGATCAGATCAGATCAGCCGTTATGGAACGAGCCGGTATATAATGCCTGCTGAAGGAGTATGCATGCGAACATCATACGATTTTGATTCCTCAAGCCTTTCAGTATTAATTTTGTTTCTGATTGCCATTTCGGTGTGTGTGATCAGCCGGCTGATGGCGTGTTCAAAACTGATGACTGGAATGGAAAGCGTGCAGTTTTCCGGGATCAGCCCCGACAAATTGTCATTAAACGGGATGTCGTCCTGTGATTGCAGTGTACCTGTTGTCAAAGACATGGCCTGAATCGTCCATAAACTTTCCGGACCCGGGGGAGTAAATTCAGACTCTCCGTGAAAAAATAACCATGGATAAAGCTTTACATGCACATGTTGTACAGCAGGCTTTTCATAAAACTTATAAAAGCCTGCTTCTTCGTGCGCTGATTGGACAAGAGACTGAAATACGGGATGGGAATGGGTGATTTTATCGACAGAGGGAGGATCTTCCGTACTGTTCATTGAAATGAATACTCTCGCAGGTTCCCCTTTTTGAAATGTTGCGTCACGGTAATGCCAGTAATAAGGTCTGTTCATGTATTTCCGGTCAAGCTCTTCAGTCAGCTGCACCATAAATTCTTGCTTCCCCTCTGTAACGGAAGCTCCTTTATGGATTAAAAATTCTTTGATTAAAGTCAGGTGCATGGCATTCACTTAAAATTCCTCCTTTTCCGGAAAGCCTTCCGTTCCGGTGGCGACTGCCTGGTCAGATTGCAATATCTTCTGATGCGCCTTTTTCAAAACGGATTCCAGATGATCCAGTTTCAATTTCATTTCCTTTTCCGATCTGGAGTGAAGGATGGCATCGTTTAAATAGCGGTCAAGGTCCTTTTCTGTCGTTCCGCTCAGCAGATGATCGTGCTCACCGACAATCGTTTCGAAAAGCACCATCTTATCTTTTAGCAGCCTCCAGATTCTTTCCTCGATCGTATTTTTATTCAGCAAATAATAAATATTTACATCATTTGATTGACCAATTCTGTGAACCCTGCCTGTTCTCTGCTCGAGCTTCATCGGATTCCAGGGAAGGTCTGCGTGGATCAGGCAGTGACAGAATTGAAGATTCAGTCCTTCTGATCCCGCCTCGGTTGCAACCATGACTTCTGCCTGGTCCCTGAACAGATCGGTCATCCATTGCTTTTTCCCTTTTTTAAATCCTCCTCTGAAAAGCACCGAAGAGATTCCGTTTTGTTTCAAAAACCAGTGAAGGTAGAGCTGTGTTGCCCTGTATTGTGTAAAGATCAGCACTTTGTCCTGGTGCTTTTTGACAATCTCCAGTATTTTTTGTGCTTTGGCTGTAATCAGTTCATCAGGCGTGATGTTTAAATTCACCTTAATCGATTTGCAAAAATCATCGTGCTTTTCTCCTCTGAGTGCTTTTAATAACGAAATGCTGGAGCTGCAGCCCTGTCGGAGCAGTGCCAGATGGCTGAACGAGTGAAGGTTTTCTTTTTGCATCCTCGTATATTCATTTTCAACAGCCTGATAAAGAGATTTTTCATATGGCAGCTGATCAATCCATAAAACGTTGATCTTCCGTTTTGTCCACTTGACGTCCGTTTCGTTGCGGCGGGAACGGATCATGAGCTGATCCATTTTTTCCTTCAACAATCCTTTATCGTCACAGGCAATCAGTTTTTTGAAGTCCTTTTTGCTTTCGAAAAGTGATGGATGCAACAGCTGTGACAAGTGGTACAAATCCTCTGTTTTATTTTGTACCGGCGTTGCTGTTAAAAAAATCCGGTAAGATGATTTCAAAGATGCGACAAACTGATGATTCAGCGTTTTTGGGTTGGATAATTTATGTGCTTCATCAACCAGAAGGAGATCAAACGCTTCCTTCTGAAACTCTGAACGGAATGGCTCCCTTTTGACAAGGTCAATGGAAGCGATGGTAATCGGTGACTGTCTCCATTCTTTTTTTCCTCTATGGATAATAGAAGGGAGAGTGAACCGCCAAAGCTCTTTTTGCCACTGCCCGGCCAGTGATGACGGAACGAGAATGAGCACCTTTTTAACCATTTTTCTGCACAGCAGTTCTTTAATGATCAGTCCGGCTTCGATTGTTTTACCTAGTCCGACTTCATCTGCCAGAATGGCGCGGCTACCCATCTCAAATAATACCTTCTCAGCTGCATTGATCTGATGAGGCATAGGAGAAAAATCAATCAGGTCCTGCAGACAGCTCAGTGTACGTTCTTTTTTGATGGACGTGTATTTTAGTTCATAGGATATTTCAGTCAATGCAAGGCTTGATGGCTCACTAAAGCTGTTCAAATAACGAAAAAAACGTTCGCGCCAGTCCTTGTCCCCAATTGAAACGTTGATTTCCATATTTTTTCTCCTTTCATCTTGTATAGTCAAATACCAAAACATTTGAACATTCAAACTAAAAAAACATTGCCTAAAAAACTGAAATGATGATACTATTAAGGTGATTTTTAAAGTATTTAACTGCTAAATACGAACATTAAAGAAAAATAAAAGATTGCTGTTCATAGTATGTCCAACTGACATGACAAATATGAGCGAATGATGGCAGAAGGAGAGATCCTTTATGGACGCCGAAGGAGCAAGCATGTTTACATGTGAATCTCTCAGGCAAAAAGACTTCTGTCGGACGCAACTCTGGAGAGTGTTTCTTTGTGAAACCACCAAAGAGGAAAGCCATCAGGTAAACTTTCAGGTGAAAAGGACAGGGACCCCTAAATGACCAAAGGGGATTCCCTGTCCTTTTTTGTTCGGCTTACGTATTTCGTTCAGTGTGTGGATGTATTATTCATCAGAAAGGAGAAAAAGAATGGTTACAGCTTTAAAAAGAACTCCGCTTTTCCCTTTATACAGTGAATATGGAGGAAAAGTCATTGATTTTGGAGGCTGGGAGCTTCCGGTTCAGTTTTCAGGTATTAAACAGGAACACCATGCTGTCAGAACGAAAGCAGGACTGTTTGACGTTTCCCATATGGGTGAAGTCATGGTGGAGGGGCCGGAGAGCCTGAACTACCTTCAGAAAATGATGACCAATGATATTAGCACGCTTGAAGACGATCAGGCGCTTTATACAGCCATGTGTTATGAAAACGGAGGGACGGTAGATGATCTTCTTGTTTACCGCTATGACGCTGAAACCTATCTCCTTGTCATTAATGCTTCAAATATAGATAAAGATGTTCAATGGTTAAAAGACCATCAGATCGAAGGGGTTACTCTTGAAAATATTTCAGAGCAAACGGGTCAGCTTGCTTTGCAGGGACCACTTGCACAATCCATTCTTCAACAGCTGACAGAAGAGGACCTCGCGGGTATTACATTCTTCCGTTTTAAAAGAGATGTGAAAATCGGAGACTATTCCGTGCTCGTATCGAGAACCGGCTATACAGGTGAGGACGGCTTTGAACTTTATTGCCGTGCTGAAGATACCCCTGGACTATGGAGGCTGCTGCTGGAAAAGGGTAAAGAGTCAGGGCTGGAGCCATGCGGTCTTGGTGCGCGTGATACACTGCGTTTTGAAGCGAAGCTTGCTCTTTACGGGCAGGAGCTTTCACAATCGATTTCTCCGATTGAAGCAGGAATCGGCTTTGCCGTTAAAACAAATAAGGAAACACCATTTATCGGACAGGAAGTGCTGAAGGATCAGAAGGAAAACGGTGCACCAAGGAAGCTTGTTGGCATCGAAATGATTGATCGTGGTATTCCACGTTTCGGTTATAACGTATTTGTAGGTGAAAAGGAAGTAGGTTTTGTTACGACCGGTACACAGTCCCCGACACTTGGTAAAAATGTTGGATACGTATTGATTGAAAAAGAATTCGCGTCAATGGATCAGGAACTTACAGTTGAAATCAGGTCCAAACATGTGAAAGCGAAAGTCGTAAAATCCCCATTTTATAAACGTAAATCATAAAAGCAGGAGGAATCATTACTATGACACATCGTTATTTACCGATGACAGAATCAGATAAGCAGGAAATGCTTTCAGCCATTGGTGTATCAACCATTGAGGAGTTGTTCTCCGATATTCCCGAAAAGGTACGCTTTGACGGGGAGTTAAATATTAAACCTGCTAAAGCGGAATCTGCCTTAACAAAAGAGCTCGCTCAGCTGGCTGCTAAAAACGCGGATACGAAGAAATACACGTCATTCCTCGGAGCAGGGGTTTACGACCATTATTCTCCGACGATTATGGATCACGTCATTTCAAGATCTGAATTTTACACAGCTTATACCCCTTACCAGCCTGAAATTTCCCAGGGAGAGCTGCAGGCCATTTTCGAATTTCAGACGATGATCTGTGAGCTGACGGGAATGGATGTAGCCAACTCATCCATGTATGACGGAGGGACATCATTCGCAGAAGCAGCGATGCTGTCAGCGGGTCAGACACGCAGAAAGAAAGTGCTTGTCTCTGAAGCCGTTCACCCTGAATCACGTGCCGTTCTGGAAACGTATGCAGCGGGTCAGCACATCGAAGTCGTAACGGTGCCGGAATCTAATGGCGTAACAGATCTTGACGCCCTGAAAGAGCTTGTAACAGATGAGATTGCGGCTGTTATGGTTCAGTATCCTAACTTCTTCGGACAGATCGAACGTCTTGATGAAATCGAGAAAATTACGCACGCTTCAAAAGCGATGTTTGTAGTATCCTCGAATCCGATTTCGCTTGGCGCCCTGACACCTCCTGGACAGTTTAACGCCGATATCGTTGTTGGGGATGCACAGCCGTTTGGACTTCCTCAGGCATTCGGCGGCCCGCACTGCGGTTATTTTGCCGTAACGAAAAAGCTGATGCGAAAAGTGCCCGGCCGTCTTGTCGGTGAAACGCAGGATGAGAATGGACAGAGAGGATATGTGTTGACGCTTCAGGCACGCGAACAGCATATCCGTCGTGATAAAGCGACTTCCAATATCTGTTCCAACCAGGCGCTAAATGCACTGGCATCATCCGTCACGATGACCGCACTTGGAAAACAGGGGATTCAGGAGATTGCGAATCAGAATTTCCAGAAGGCTCATTATGCTAAG
The nucleotide sequence above comes from Jeotgalibacillus aurantiacus. Encoded proteins:
- the comGD gene encoding competence type IV pilus minor pilin ComGD, with protein sequence MNLLRRESGFTLIEIMVVLLVLSIFIVIASSVRISADRELAETFETQLSQDLHYAQLKAITDGKYIQFQLLPEERRYVVRMGTGESGNILIDRSIPDEVEFNSYSSLQSFRYTPIGNTNTFGSLRFFVNGDDLAFHFYLARGRFTIEK
- a CDS encoding type II secretion system protein, which translates into the protein MKNESGFSLLESVISIGMVLFLCLTIVPVTVLSILQAEAASVKYELWSVAAEQVEFVKHTGIRQQEVIKEGVKYKITYSPEGICVYHGTDSGLSICSSEES
- the comGF gene encoding competence type IV pilus minor pilin ComGF → MAQTQAYLSVHLKNHKGFTLLEVLISLAVLMIVAPLLSLIILTFYSAYESLDEQRNEEWEIFKIQFREENKYLQLKQVEDHVITFTDGEQEIRYARYSSYIRRTVGLEGHEIHLTNVNALRFQYQNGFVRMEVTFLDGRTYEAHFTFSPFES
- a CDS encoding shikimate kinase, yielding MNVEHVFLIGFMGAGKSTAGKLAADRLSRPFIDLDQYIEEREKRSIPDIFKSDGEAYFRKLEAGAVKEIGEPAVTATGGGILYDPETGEWMRNHGLVIYLHAPFEELYTRISGDQNRPVAATRTKKELEDLYQLRHEQYQAAAHVTLSVDDVSPDITADQIRSAVMERAGI
- a CDS encoding YqhG family protein is translated as MHLTLIKEFLIHKGASVTEGKQEFMVQLTEELDRKYMNRPYYWHYRDATFQKGEPARVFISMNSTEDPPSVDKITHSHPVFQSLVQSAHEEAGFYKFYEKPAVQHVHVKLYPWLFFHGESEFTPPGPESLWTIQAMSLTTGTLQSQDDIPFNDNLSGLIPENCTLSIPVISFEHAISRLITHTEMAIRNKINTERLEESKSYDVRMHTPSAGIIYRLVP
- a CDS encoding DEAD/DEAH box helicase, which encodes MEINVSIGDKDWRERFFRYLNSFSEPSSLALTEISYELKYTSIKKERTLSCLQDLIDFSPMPHQINAAEKVLFEMGSRAILADEVGLGKTIEAGLIIKELLCRKMVKKVLILVPSSLAGQWQKELWRFTLPSIIHRGKKEWRQSPITIASIDLVKREPFRSEFQKEAFDLLLVDEAHKLSNPKTLNHQFVASLKSSYRIFLTATPVQNKTEDLYHLSQLLHPSLFESKKDFKKLIACDDKGLLKEKMDQLMIRSRRNETDVKWTKRKINVLWIDQLPYEKSLYQAVENEYTRMQKENLHSFSHLALLRQGCSSSISLLKALRGEKHDDFCKSIKVNLNITPDELITAKAQKILEIVKKHQDKVLIFTQYRATQLYLHWFLKQNGISSVLFRGGFKKGKKQWMTDLFRDQAEVMVATEAGSEGLNLQFCHCLIHADLPWNPMKLEQRTGRVHRIGQSNDVNIYYLLNKNTIEERIWRLLKDKMVLFETIVGEHDHLLSGTTEKDLDRYLNDAILHSRSEKEMKLKLDHLESVLKKAHQKILQSDQAVATGTEGFPEKEEF
- the gcvT gene encoding glycine cleavage system aminomethyltransferase GcvT, whose product is MVTALKRTPLFPLYSEYGGKVIDFGGWELPVQFSGIKQEHHAVRTKAGLFDVSHMGEVMVEGPESLNYLQKMMTNDISTLEDDQALYTAMCYENGGTVDDLLVYRYDAETYLLVINASNIDKDVQWLKDHQIEGVTLENISEQTGQLALQGPLAQSILQQLTEEDLAGITFFRFKRDVKIGDYSVLVSRTGYTGEDGFELYCRAEDTPGLWRLLLEKGKESGLEPCGLGARDTLRFEAKLALYGQELSQSISPIEAGIGFAVKTNKETPFIGQEVLKDQKENGAPRKLVGIEMIDRGIPRFGYNVFVGEKEVGFVTTGTQSPTLGKNVGYVLIEKEFASMDQELTVEIRSKHVKAKVVKSPFYKRKS
- the gcvPA gene encoding aminomethyl-transferring glycine dehydrogenase subunit GcvPA, which codes for MTHRYLPMTESDKQEMLSAIGVSTIEELFSDIPEKVRFDGELNIKPAKAESALTKELAQLAAKNADTKKYTSFLGAGVYDHYSPTIMDHVISRSEFYTAYTPYQPEISQGELQAIFEFQTMICELTGMDVANSSMYDGGTSFAEAAMLSAGQTRRKKVLVSEAVHPESRAVLETYAAGQHIEVVTVPESNGVTDLDALKELVTDEIAAVMVQYPNFFGQIERLDEIEKITHASKAMFVVSSNPISLGALTPPGQFNADIVVGDAQPFGLPQAFGGPHCGYFAVTKKLMRKVPGRLVGETQDENGQRGYVLTLQAREQHIRRDKATSNICSNQALNALASSVTMTALGKQGIQEIANQNFQKAHYAKKRLQEAGVTIVDQGFTFNEFVVELSRPVKEVNQSLFGKMVLGGYDLGRDYDSRKNQMLIAVTEQRTKEEIDLLAEELKQYA